The window TAATCTGATCGATAAAACGTTCAAGCTGCTAAAACATAACGATGCCGATGCAGGCAGCCTTTCCGGCGATTTGGTGCTGGACGTACTGGGCGATAAAAAAGGAAACATTTGGGTAGGTACGGTTAACGAGGGCATGAACTTGTATAACCCGAAGGATAATTCATTTTTTAAATACCGCCCGCGGCTTGATAACGTCGGCAGTCTTTCAAACCTAACCGTTTCGGCCATTTACGAGGATGCCGAAGGCGATATGTGGGTGGGCACACACCGGGGCGGCGTTAACTTATACACGCCCGAGTCGGACAAGTTTCGGCTGTTAAGGCAGGGAATTGACCCCAATGGTTTAAGCTATAATGATGTAAAAGCTTTTTTTGAGGATAGCAAAGGCAATTTATGGGTAGGTACCGATGGCGGGGGGCTTAACCTTTTCAATCGTACAAAAAACACCTTTAAGCATTATAAAAACGTACCGGGCAATAGTTCAAGTATTTCGGCAGATGCTATCCAGGCCATAGCCGAAGATGGCGCCGGGGCTTTATGGGTTGGCACATGGGGCGGCGGCCTTAATTTAATGAATTTTAATACCGGAACTTTTACCCGCTTTAAAGCCAATCCGGCCGATCCGAACGCTTTGAGTTCCGACTTTTTACAGCGCATGCTGCTGGATAGCAAAGGTAACTTTTGGGTAGCCACCTATGGAGGTGGCATTAACCTGTTGGATGCCAAAACGCACAAGTTTAAACGCGTTACCAAAGACCCCGACGGGATAACCAGTTTTAGCGGCAAAAATGTGGTATCCATAGGCGAAGACCACGAAGGCAATGTATGGTTTGGCACCGATGATGGCGGCCTTAACCGTTACAATTTAACTACCCGCCGCTTCTCGCATTATTTTGATCACGAAAAAAAACAAACCGATTCGAGGGTAATATTTACAGATAGCCGCGGCCAGGTTTGGGTAGGTATGGCCGGCTTGTACCTGTTTGATAAAGCAAAAAACACGTTTAAGCTATACAGTCACGATTCGGGCCTTGATATTAATTTTATTAAGGGCATAACCGAGGGCAACCGCCATAACCTGTGGATCTCCACCTCGGATGGGATGGTAAAACTAAACCCGCGCACCGGCAAAAGCAAGCAGTTTAATACTTACGATGGCTTGCAGGCCATGGAATTTGAAGCTAACTCGTACCTGAAAACCCGCGACGGCGAAATGTATTTTGGTGGCATCCGTGGCTTTAACCGCTTTTACCCGGATGAGATCAGGATTAACAGCTTTATCCCCCCGGTGCATATAACCGATTTCCAGGTGTTTAATAAAACCATTATTCCCGGCGATAAAGATTCATTATTAAAAAGGGACATTGATTTTACGGATAAGATTGTGCTCGATCACAATCAATCGGCCATTGCTTTCAGCTTTGTGGCGCTCAATTACATTGTAAACCGTAATAACCAATACGATTATAAACTGGATGGTTTAGATACAGAGTGGCAGCACGCCGGTATTGAACGCCGCGCCAGCTACACCAACCTCGATCCGGGTACATACACTTTCCATGTAAAAGCATCCAATAATGATGGCGTATGGAATAATAAAGGTGCATCAATCACTATAATTGTAACGCCTCCGTTTTGGGTTACCTGGTGGTTCAGGCTATTGGTAATTGTTATTATAGTTGCCACCGTTTATAGCGCTTACGCCTACCGCGTTAATACCATACAACGGCAAAAAGCCGAACTTGAAAAGCAGGTAAAGGAACGCACCCGCGAGATAGTACAAAAAAACGAGTTACTGCAATCCCAATCGAACGAGTTGCAGGAGGCTAACGAACAATTGCAGGCACAAGCAGAGGAGCTAACGTCGCAATCGGAAGAGTTACTTTCCCAGGCTGAGCACCTTCATGAGCTGAATGAGGAACTGAAAAACCAACAGGAACAGGAACACCTGGCCCGCCAGGAAGCCGAAAAAGCCAACCAGGCCAAAAGCATTTTCCTGGCCACCATGAGCCACGAGATCCGTACACCGATGAACGGTGTAATTGGTATGGCATCGCTGTTGGCCGAAACTAAATTGGATTACGAACAACGCGAATACGCCGATACCATCATCAGCAGCGGCGAAAGCTTGCTGAGCGTAATTAATGATATCCTTGATTTCTCTAAAATAGAATCGGGCAAGATGGACCTGGAGCAGGAGGAGTTTGACCTGCGCCAAAACATCGAAGAGGTAATGGACTTGTTTGCCCGCAAAGCTGCCGAACAAAAAATCGACCTGGTGTATCAACTCGATGAAGATGTGCCTATACACATCATAGGCGACAGCCTGCGCTTACGGCAGATTTTGATAAACCTGGTAAGTAACGCCTTAAAATTTACCACCAAAGGCGAAGTGTTTATAAAAGGATCGCTTAAACAGAAACTTGATAACGATGGGGTAGAGATCGCTTTTGATATCAGGGATAGTGGTATAGGCATCCCCGAAGAGAAGCTATCCAAGC is drawn from Mucilaginibacter ginsenosidivorax and contains these coding sequences:
- a CDS encoding hybrid sensor histidine kinase/response regulator; this translates as MTKPLTTAYSYRIKFIVQRFIFSLLFWQPIISIAQISDVKFRHISNEQGLSNSTITCIFQDSRGFMWFGTRDGLNRYDGIKAIIYKNDPKNKASISDNFINCIFEDADHKLWIGTTYSLNKFDPVNNTFSRFDIGKIPGGVTTICGHDKDHIWVGTLCNGVSLVNIKTNQLKHFSSNAKQVSSLSCDSVNCIYRDKQNRLWVGTQNGLNIFDAQTSTFKPYAINGLNAHNKIVSIAADHKNNLWLGINGGGVGVYNLIDKTFKLLKHNDADAGSLSGDLVLDVLGDKKGNIWVGTVNEGMNLYNPKDNSFFKYRPRLDNVGSLSNLTVSAIYEDAEGDMWVGTHRGGVNLYTPESDKFRLLRQGIDPNGLSYNDVKAFFEDSKGNLWVGTDGGGLNLFNRTKNTFKHYKNVPGNSSSISADAIQAIAEDGAGALWVGTWGGGLNLMNFNTGTFTRFKANPADPNALSSDFLQRMLLDSKGNFWVATYGGGINLLDAKTHKFKRVTKDPDGITSFSGKNVVSIGEDHEGNVWFGTDDGGLNRYNLTTRRFSHYFDHEKKQTDSRVIFTDSRGQVWVGMAGLYLFDKAKNTFKLYSHDSGLDINFIKGITEGNRHNLWISTSDGMVKLNPRTGKSKQFNTYDGLQAMEFEANSYLKTRDGEMYFGGIRGFNRFYPDEIRINSFIPPVHITDFQVFNKTIIPGDKDSLLKRDIDFTDKIVLDHNQSAIAFSFVALNYIVNRNNQYDYKLDGLDTEWQHAGIERRASYTNLDPGTYTFHVKASNNDGVWNNKGASITIIVTPPFWVTWWFRLLVIVIIVATVYSAYAYRVNTIQRQKAELEKQVKERTREIVQKNELLQSQSNELQEANEQLQAQAEELTSQSEELLSQAEHLHELNEELKNQQEQEHLARQEAEKANQAKSIFLATMSHEIRTPMNGVIGMASLLAETKLDYEQREYADTIISSGESLLSVINDILDFSKIESGKMDLEQEEFDLRQNIEEVMDLFARKAAEQKIDLVYQLDEDVPIHIIGDSLRLRQILINLVSNALKFTTKGEVFIKGSLKQKLDNDGVEIAFDIRDSGIGIPEEKLSKLFKAFSQVDSSTTRKYGGTGLGLAICERLAHLMGGEIGAASTYGQGSVFSFSIKTTRSKNPVKRSLICDLSSLKDLRVLIVDDNQTNLTILKTQLQHWKLDPVAALSPFDALKLMETDNSFKLVITDMEMPLMDGVGFAREVKAKHDAMPIVMLSSIGDETRTKFPGLFSSILVKPVKLNNLCQAIEKAFDKQGSAQVETISRNVLSTDFAAEHPMNILVAEDNMINQKLIERVLNKLGYKQIDMVENGLEVLAKLKQKTYDIILMDIQMPEMDGLETTAGIRQLDMKQPYIAAMTANAMPEDREICIQAGMDDYLSKPMKLEDLVDILKKIG